From Vallitalea longa, one genomic window encodes:
- a CDS encoding propanediol/glycerol family dehydratase large subunit: MKRSKRFEILDKRPVNQDGYINEWPEKGFIAMNSPLDPKPSVEVKENIITSMDGKPREEFDFIDQFIADYTIDRAVTEKMMAMDSLDIARKLVDIHIKREEIIEIVSGLTPAKICEVVGHLNVVEMMMAMQKMRSRKMPSNQAHITNLKDNPVQIAADAAEGALRGFAEEETTVAVARYAPFNAIALLIGAQVGRKGVLTQCAVEEAIELDLGIRGFTTYAETISVYGTESVFIDGDDTPYSKAFLASAYASRGLKMRFTSGTGSEVLMGNAESKSMLYLETRCILVTKGAGVQGLQNGSVSCIGIPASVPSGIRAVLAENLIAAMLDLEVASSNDQSFTHSDQRRTARTMMQFLPGTDFIFSGYSGTPNYDNMFAGSNFDAEDFDDYNVLQRDLKVDGGLRPVKEEEVISVRRKAAKALQGVFRELELPAITDDEVEAAAYAHGSKDMPDRDIVADLAAIDDMMNKGINGLDIVKALHKASYTQLAENLLNMLKQRISGDYLHTAAILDKDFNVMSAVNMKNDYMGPGTGYRVSGERWQEIKEIPHIINLDDL, translated from the coding sequence ATGAAGCGTTCAAAAAGATTTGAAATACTTGATAAAAGACCAGTTAACCAAGATGGATATATCAACGAATGGCCTGAAAAAGGATTTATTGCAATGAACAGTCCTCTTGACCCAAAACCATCAGTTGAAGTTAAAGAAAATATAATAACTTCAATGGATGGAAAACCAAGAGAAGAATTTGATTTCATAGACCAATTCATTGCAGATTACACTATTGATAGAGCTGTGACAGAAAAAATGATGGCAATGGATTCTCTGGATATAGCCAGGAAATTAGTTGATATACATATAAAAAGAGAAGAAATCATTGAAATCGTTTCAGGATTAACACCTGCGAAGATATGTGAAGTAGTAGGTCATCTCAATGTAGTAGAAATGATGATGGCAATGCAGAAAATGAGATCTAGGAAGATGCCTTCTAATCAAGCACATATAACCAATCTTAAGGATAATCCTGTACAAATAGCAGCTGATGCAGCCGAAGGAGCTCTAAGAGGTTTTGCAGAAGAAGAAACAACAGTTGCAGTAGCAAGATATGCGCCATTTAATGCTATAGCCCTTTTGATAGGAGCTCAAGTTGGAAGAAAAGGCGTACTTACCCAATGTGCAGTTGAAGAAGCTATCGAACTTGACCTTGGGATTAGAGGATTCACTACTTATGCAGAGACCATTTCAGTGTATGGAACAGAATCTGTATTCATTGATGGTGATGATACACCATATTCTAAGGCATTTTTAGCATCTGCTTATGCGTCAAGAGGATTGAAGATGAGATTTACATCAGGTACTGGTTCAGAAGTACTTATGGGAAATGCAGAGAGCAAATCCATGTTGTATCTGGAAACAAGATGTATTCTAGTTACAAAAGGTGCAGGAGTTCAAGGGTTACAGAATGGTTCTGTAAGCTGTATCGGTATTCCAGCCTCTGTTCCATCAGGAATAAGAGCTGTACTTGCTGAAAACTTGATTGCTGCAATGTTAGACCTTGAAGTAGCATCTTCTAATGATCAAAGTTTCACTCACTCAGACCAGAGAAGAACAGCAAGAACCATGATGCAGTTCTTACCAGGAACAGATTTTATATTTTCAGGTTACAGTGGAACTCCTAATTATGATAACATGTTTGCCGGTTCTAACTTTGATGCAGAAGATTTCGATGATTACAATGTACTTCAAAGAGATTTGAAGGTTGACGGTGGGCTCAGACCTGTTAAAGAAGAAGAAGTAATCAGTGTAAGAAGAAAAGCTGCAAAAGCCTTGCAAGGTGTATTTAGAGAATTGGAGTTACCTGCTATTACAGATGATGAAGTGGAAGCAGCAGCTTATGCACATGGAAGTAAAGATATGCCCGATAGGGATATAGTTGCTGACCTTGCTGCAATTGATGATATGATGAACAAAGGAATCAATGGACTTGATATTGTGAAAGCGCTCCATAAAGCATCATATACCCAATTGGCTGAAAATTTGTTGAATATGTTGAAACAAAGAATAAGCGGTGATTATTTACATACTGCTGCCATATTGGATAAAGATTTCAATGTAATGAGTGCTGTTAATATGAAAAATGATTATATGGGACCAGGTACAGGTTATAGAGTATCAGGTGAAAGATGGCAAGAAATAAAAGAGATTCCACACATTATTAATCTTGATGATTTATAG
- a CDS encoding class II aldolase/adducin family protein — MIGEYDVKKQICEIGKRIYDRGMVAANDGNISVKISDNEYLCTPTGTSKGFMTPDMICKVDIDGNILQANKGYRPSSEIKMHLRVYKQRPDVKSVVHAHPMYGTAFAIAGIPLTQPIMPEAVISLGCVPIAEYGTPSTDEIPDAVEKYLQNYDAVLLENHGALSYGDSLITAYYKMESLEFYAQLLFISKQLGGPKELSDSQVQTLYDLRSKFNLTGKHPANLCQSASNTCGVSKKEEKTQQVEDNDVSAIVAEVTKRVIEQLR; from the coding sequence ATGATAGGTGAATATGATGTAAAGAAACAAATCTGTGAAATCGGTAAGAGAATTTATGATAGAGGTATGGTTGCTGCTAATGACGGTAATATCAGTGTAAAGATATCTGATAACGAATATTTATGTACTCCAACAGGTACAAGTAAAGGGTTCATGACACCGGATATGATATGTAAAGTTGATATTGACGGAAATATACTTCAAGCCAACAAAGGTTATAGACCTTCATCAGAGATTAAGATGCACCTTAGAGTATATAAGCAAAGACCAGATGTTAAATCTGTAGTTCACGCTCATCCAATGTATGGTACTGCCTTTGCTATTGCGGGTATTCCACTTACTCAACCAATCATGCCAGAAGCAGTAATCTCTTTAGGTTGTGTACCAATCGCTGAATACGGTACACCTTCAACAGATGAAATACCAGATGCAGTTGAAAAATATCTTCAAAATTATGACGCAGTATTATTAGAGAATCATGGTGCATTAAGCTATGGTGACAGTTTGATAACTGCTTATTATAAGATGGAATCCTTAGAATTCTATGCACAATTACTATTTATATCTAAGCAACTAGGAGGACCAAAAGAATTATCTGATAGTCAAGTTCAAACATTATATGATCTAAGAAGTAAGTTCAATTTAACAGGTAAACACCCTGCTAATTTATGTCAATCAGCTTCAAATACATGCGGTGTAAGTAAAAAAGAAGAAAAAACACAACAAGTAGAAGATAATGATGTAAGTGCAATCGTTGCAGAAGTAACCAAAAGAGTTATAGAACAGTTAAGATAA